One Aegilops tauschii subsp. strangulata cultivar AL8/78 chromosome 2, Aet v6.0, whole genome shotgun sequence genomic window, GGTCCGGCCGAAACCCAAGCCAGGGCTGCTCCTCGTGAAGCCGGAGCACGCGGGCATGGTGGCCCCCGACGACGAGGCCGCCCTCAAGCAGGCGAGGGAGGACTACGCCTGTGAGCAGGTGCTCCGCCAGCGCCGGGCATACGCGGAGCTCCAGGCCCGGCGCCGCGAACGCGAGGAGGGTGGCATCATCGTCCTCAACAGCGACGATGAGGGcgaggccgggctctccaaacccccaccccgccaaGGCGACCCTGGCCAGGGGTGCAGTagggacggcggcggctccggcagggcgcgcgacgatgatgatgatgacgacgacgacggcggcgactaCACCCGTTTCTGCAGGCTCCTCGGCATGTACATGGCGGGCGGCGGCCGCGGCGTAGCAGGGCTAGGCGTAGTTCGCATGCTTAACTGTTTTTTTTACAAATTTCTATCAAATATCGTCGAGTTTGTGCCAGATCGCGAGTTTGTACAAATTCTACGAAATATTGCCGAGTTCGCGCGCTTTTCGGGGCGACCCGGGGGGCGTCGACTGGGAACTCAACCGCCCCCACGCGCCAAGCGAACACCGGTTCAGCCCCAGGCGGCTCTTTTTCGGCGTCCTGGGGGGCGAacggttggagatgctcttattaTCCATTGACAAGCAACAATTATTTTTGCTCCTCCACTTCCAACCCTAAAAAACAGCATGCAAGAGAGGGCTAAATTGAATCCATTTGTTTGATTTAGTGAGAATTGTATAGTTACTTCGTGCTCCTATCCGCAACGTCATTTAGTTTTGCTTCTTGAGACGCTCAACATCTTTTGGTCAACAGCATCTTTTTGGTCGGCAGCACGTCACGCTCCCCGCCATATTTTCTGTTGCAGCCTGAAATCTCGACTTGCGTGTAGCCACATGCACGTAACTGTAGAGTGCGAGCATAATCGAGTTGCCTCACAGAAACAGAGTTGCCAGGAGAAGTGCAGAGTAGTGATCACCGGGGACGATAGGGCGTCGGCGGCAAGCGATGGGACGACGAGGAGGAAGACGGCGTGCGTCACCGGCGGCAGCGGGTACATCGCCTCGGCGCTCGTCAAGATGCTGCTGGAGAAGGGGTACGCCGTCAAGACCACCGTCAGAAACCCCGGTTATTTAAATACTCCGGTGGAGCCGTGGAGGGATTCTGGACGTGATCCTTTGAACGAAACCGATGGCATGCGCGCGTCGTGGCGCTTTGGGTTGGCAGATGACGCGGAGAAGAACGCGCATCTCAAGGCCTTGGCGGCGCTCGGCCCATTGGAGGTCTTACGCGCCGATCTGAACGAGGAGGGCAGcttcgacggcgccgtcgccggttGTGACTATGCCTTCCTCGTGGCCGCTCCTATGAACCTCGAAGCAGAGAACCCTGAGGTAAAACGGCAATCAGCTCTACAACTATCAACGGCACCCATTCTTGGGGCTGCCGTCAGTCGTCACTTACTCTCTGATCTCTGAAACTATCAAGTGTCCCGATCGCACACAGCACACTGCCTATATTTCATCTGGCGATAGCAGAAAGACGTGATCGAGCCGGCCGTGCACGGAACCCTCAACGTAATGAGGTCGTGCGTGAGAGCGGGCACGGTGAAGCGCGTGATCCTGACATCGTCGGCGGCCGCGATCTCCAGCCGGCCGCTGGAAGGCGATGGCCATGTCCTTGACGAAGAATCCTGGTCCGACGTCGAGTTCCTCAGATCGACAAAGACCGGTCCTTGGGTACTCGACATATGTGCAGTTTCATTTTTCCCATCTGTTCAATCATTTCAGTCACGGATGAAACGATGATGATGCTGGCGTGCCAGATCGCAGGCGTACCCTGTGTCGAAGGTGCTTCTGGAGA contains:
- the LOC120974197 gene encoding anthocyanidin reductase ((2S)-flavan-3-ol-forming)-like, yielding MVAPDDEAALKQAREDYACEQVLRQRRAYAELQARRREREEGGIIVLNSDDEGEAGLSKPPPRQGDPGQGHMHVTVECEHNRVASQKQSCQEKCRVVITGDDRASAASDGTTRRKTACVTGGSGYIASALVKMLLEKGYAVKTTVRNPDDAEKNAHLKALAALGPLEVLRADLNEEGSFDGAVAGCDYAFLVAAPMNLEAENPEKDVIEPAVHGTLNVMRSCVRAGTVKRVILTSSAAAISSRPLEGDGHVLDEESWSDVEFLRSTKTGPWAYPVSKVLLEKAACAFAEENSVSLVTVCPVVTVGEAPAADVLTSVGHVLSLLSGDDARAGILEHIHSASGSIPMVHIDDLCRAELFLAEEEAASGRYIVSTINTTVVGLARFLAAKYPQYNVDTDRFGDLPDKLRVCISSAKLVKEGFEYKYKNLDEIYDNVDEYGRALGILPY